DNA from Lactobacillus sp. ESL0791:
CCGAATGATTTGTATAACGAAGCGGCACCATTTAACTACGGTCACTTTGCAACCGCTAAGAACACGAAGTTGCTTAAAGAAATTGACTCGGAAAAGGCCTTTGACCATAACTATCGGGTAGAGAAATTCCATGAGTGGCAAGATTATATGAATGATGAAGCATATGTAATACCAATGGATAATTCTTACACCGTTATGGCAGTTAATGATAAATTGACAGGGTACTCAATGAGAGCATCAAAGAATAATTCTTTATACTTCGATTTAGCTTATGCTAAATAGATAAAAGATATTTTTAATAATAATTAACAGATAAAGCAGATTTTGTTTTATCTGTTTTTTTGTATTTATGTATCTAATATTAGCTGATGCTTAACTATATCCAAGAATAATCTTAATTTAAATCATAATATTATTTATAAAATTATTGATTTTTTAATTATTGGTGCTAAACTTTAATCATTAACTTGTTTCAAGAATATTGTTAGGTTTAAAAGTGAATAGGAGTAGCAAATATGAAGAAATCAAAGATATTTAGTTCAATCGGCGTTGTTACTGCAGCCGCATTGACACTGGTTGCATGTGGTAAGAGTAATAATTCAAGTAGTAATGGTAATGATGTCAAAACTGCAAGTAAGTTTCCAGCAGCTGTGCCAACAAAAGCAACCAAAAAAGGTGGTACTGTAAAAATAGGAGAATTGTCTGCTTCGCCATTTACAGGAATTTTTGCACCAGAACTTTCGACAATGCAAACTGATACCGATGTTGCAGGACCTGGTCTTGAAAACTTGTTTGACACTGATGATAATTTTAAGATCAATGATAAAGGCCCTGCTACGTTTAAACTTGACCGAAAAACTAAAACTGTCACAATTGAAATTAAAAAGGGTGTTAAATGGTCTGATGGTAAGCAAGTAGTAGCTAAAGACATTGAGTATCCCTATGAAATTACTGCTAATAAAGCAACCCAGTCGCAAAGGTATACCGCTTCTTTAGCTGATATCGTCGGCTTAGCTGATTATCATAATGGCAAGACGAAAACCATTAAGGGAATTGAGATGCCAGATGGTGAAAATGGTCTTAAAGTTATTTTGCATTTCAAGCAAATGAAACCAGGAATGTATAATTCTGGTAACGGCTATTTTATAGAGGATGCTGAACCATATCATTATCTGAAAGATGTTCCGTTTGCTAAATTAATGTCAAGTGATAAGATTAGAAAAAATCCATTATTTTATGGACCATATAAGTTAGATAAAGTTGTTAGAGGACAATCAACTACTTGGTCACCAAATAAATATTATTGGCGTGGCACACCAAAGCTGGATAAAATTGTAATTCAAGTTGTAAGTCCGGATACTGCTTCTCAGGCCTTAAAGAGTCATAAGTTTGATATTATTAATGTTCGTAATGCACAGTGGAAACAAGTCAAAGGCACTAAAGGCGTTAATTTCGTAGCCAGCATTCCATTATCATACTATTACCTTGGATTTAAAGTCGGTAAGTGGAGTAATAAGCAAGGTAAAAGTGTCATGGATAAGAATCCAAAGATGACCAAGCCTTTGCGGCAGGCAATTGGCTATGCAATGAATGTTAATGAAGTTGACAAGCATTATACGGACGGCCTAAGTTTCAGAGTTCCGACTTTAATTCCGGCACAATTTGGTGATTACTTCAATAAAGATTCAAAGGGTTATCCTTACGATCTTAAAAAAGCTAACGAGATTCTTGATAAGGCGGGATACAAGAAGAAGGGCAAATGGCGTGTTCAGCCTAATGGCAAACCACTAACTATTACTTTCTTGGCAATGCAAGGTTCCGCTATTCAAGAGCCAACGGTTCAAAACTATATTCAGCAATGGCATAAGATCGGCTTAAATGTCAAACTTTACGGCGGCCGCTTGACTGAAGCAAATGCATTTTATGATAAATTACAAAAGAGTGATCCTGGCTTCGATATGTTTGAAGCAGGTTGGGTATTGTCGACTGAGCCGTCACCAAATGATATTTATAATGAAGCAGCGCCATTTAATTATTCGCACTTTGTAACTGAAAAGAATAATAAGTTATTAGACGAAATGAACTCTGAAAAAGCCTTTGACCATAATTATCGGGTGCAAAAATTCCATGAATGGCAGGATTACATGAATGAAGAGGCTTATGTAATTCCAATGGATAATGCTTATGGCATCACCGCTGTAAATAATAAATTAACGGGTTATTCAAAGAAACCGTCTATGAACAATACATTGTATTATGATATCGCTTATGCTAAGTAATATTAAAGCAATTTAATTAAGATTAAAAAACAAATGAAGGTTATATGTGCTTTCATTTGTTTTTTTGTCTAATTGTGTATCTTAGCCGTAAAAGTTTTACAAAAATGCGGTCATATCAAGTAGTTGCAATCCAAAATCTATATGCTAATATTAAATGGTATTAACTTGTTCTGGAGCAGAGGAATTTTAATTAAATATTAGGAGGATATTTATGAAGAAGAGCAAAATTCTTGCTTCAGTTGGGGTTGTCACTGCTGCCGCATTAACGTTGGTAGCTTGTGGCAAGAGTAACAATAACGCCACAGATGAAACAAAAACTGCAAGTAAGTTTCCTAAAGAAACACCGGTAAAGACCACGAAAAAGGGCGGTAATGTAAAAATTGCTATGCTTTCTGCATCACCGTTTACAGGTATTTTTTCCCCGGAATTATATACGGTTTCTTCCGATTCTGATGCAATGGCGCCTGGTGTAGAAGACTTATTTGATATAAATGATACTTATAAGATTAACAATAACGGGCCGGCAACATTTAAGCTCGATCGAAAGGCCAAGACGATCACAATTGAAGTTAAGGAAGGTGTCAAGTGGTCTGATG
Protein-coding regions in this window:
- a CDS encoding oligopeptide ABC transporter substrate-binding protein, with protein sequence MKKSKIFSSIGVVTAAALTLVACGKSNNSSSNGNDVKTASKFPAAVPTKATKKGGTVKIGELSASPFTGIFAPELSTMQTDTDVAGPGLENLFDTDDNFKINDKGPATFKLDRKTKTVTIEIKKGVKWSDGKQVVAKDIEYPYEITANKATQSQRYTASLADIVGLADYHNGKTKTIKGIEMPDGENGLKVILHFKQMKPGMYNSGNGYFIEDAEPYHYLKDVPFAKLMSSDKIRKNPLFYGPYKLDKVVRGQSTTWSPNKYYWRGTPKLDKIVIQVVSPDTASQALKSHKFDIINVRNAQWKQVKGTKGVNFVASIPLSYYYLGFKVGKWSNKQGKSVMDKNPKMTKPLRQAIGYAMNVNEVDKHYTDGLSFRVPTLIPAQFGDYFNKDSKGYPYDLKKANEILDKAGYKKKGKWRVQPNGKPLTITFLAMQGSAIQEPTVQNYIQQWHKIGLNVKLYGGRLTEANAFYDKLQKSDPGFDMFEAGWVLSTEPSPNDIYNEAAPFNYSHFVTEKNNKLLDEMNSEKAFDHNYRVQKFHEWQDYMNEEAYVIPMDNAYGITAVNNKLTGYSKKPSMNNTLYYDIAYAK